A window of Calonectris borealis chromosome 3, bCalBor7.hap1.2, whole genome shotgun sequence contains these coding sequences:
- the LOC142081075 gene encoding uncharacterized protein LOC142081075, with translation MAAMRKSSKEEKVEGLKAVAEKMPGANLLLLKRLLALLQHIGHDAATSRMTCSNLAICVGPNLLSPPNEELLPLEAMLAVTEKVKVLVEFLMENWRELFAEEASDESCPAAEESPAPTETSRDPRLEEQSVPAGTAGTEHQAEASPHAPPSLLGVLKEAGGDRLLESETGEAPPDLPPSTPESAAGSLGRPEEPASLAEDRRFAGSPRAKERRRRRKRKEARGEESESSVEEKRRKREEAVGDGPGKRCRKVQKVRKPRC, from the exons ATGGCAGCGATGCGgaagagcagcaaggaggagaaggtggaagggctgaaagc ggtggccGAGAAGATGCCTggagccaacctcctcctcctgaagcgcctgctggccctcctccagcacatcggccacgacgcagccaccagcaggatgacctgcagcaacctggccatctgcGTGGGGCCTAACCTGCTCAGCCCACCCAACGAGGAGCTGCTCCCGCTGGAGGCCATGCTGGCGGTCACGGAGAAG gtgaaggtgctggtggagttcCTCATGGAGAACTGGAGGGAACTCTTTGCGGAGGAGGCAAGTGATGAGTCCTGCCCAGCAGCCGAGGAGTCGCCAGCCCCCACGGAGACATCCAGAG ACCCGCGTTTGGAAGAGCAAAGTGTCCCTGCAGGCACAGCAGGCACCGAGCATCAGGCAGAAGCCTCGCCGCACGCACCCCCCTCTCTGCTCGGTGTCCTCAAAGAAGCTGGGGGAGATAGGCTGCTGGAGTCTGAAACGGGAGAG GCCCCTCCAGATTTGCCTCCAAGCACCCCCGAGAGCGCGGCAGGCTCCCTGGGGCGCCCCGAAGAACCGGCGAGCCTTGCAGAGGACAGGAG GTTTGCAGGCTCCCCCCGGGCCAAGGAAAGGAGAAGGCGGCGAAAGAGAAAAGAGGCCCGCGGAGAGGAGAGTGAAAGCAGCgtagaagagaagaggaggaagagagaagaagctGTTGGGGATGGGCCAGGGAAGAGAtgcaggaaggtgcagaaggtcaGGAAGCCCAG GTGCTGA
- the LOC142081074 gene encoding uncharacterized protein LOC142081074: MDKSPTGPHGVQPRALRELADGLARPRQKGAVPEDWKQATTTWADEQCSGRRTGCAAVPRGWGPVAPGLLGGQEPAVKPKARGTARRWREVVLPLCRVLLWAPQCKRDMATLERTPRPGPPHGPSHFPLASESRSVGANSHQRQQDGAVLARSSAGRRQALAEQRCPGTGTSTPLPVLAVHAWPASLVSAEGPPVPGSMGQASCCCCGSREALTDAEPVLSADVRLSRGRKRSERRLLLLQEELVVAKLQRGTTLHPQLRLALHQLWVLSGGKEAPGQEEEEEEGSEEDSTSLIFSWPTGSCLATFGSRALKELWLGTLLGTPEGDKRARVTRLPSLKVLQKELSRRHAWRTLSARNLDRLMEGQAEADPKRGPPTVPSGNGGGRCRSPGEFWKERQAPTTA, encoded by the exons ATGGACAAGTCCCCGACGGGCCCCCACGGGGTGCAGCCTCGagcgctgagggagctggcagatgggcTTGCGAGGCCACGCCAAAAGGGAGCtgtgcctgaggactggaagcAAGCAACCACCACCTGGGCTGATGAGCAGTGCAGTGGACGGAGAACTGGCTGCGCGGCCGTGCCCCGAGGGTGGGGACCAGTGGCACCAGGTCTACTTGGAGGCCAGGAGCCAGCGGTGAAGCCCAAGGCAAGGGGCACTGCccgcaggtggagggaggtggtccttcccctctgccgtgtcctgctctgggctccccagtgcaagagagacatggccACCCTGGAGAGAACCCccaggccagggcccccccacggcccctcccactttccgttggcctcggaatctcggtccgttggagccaacagccaccagagacagcaggacggagctgtgctggcacgcagcagcgctgggaggaggcaggctctggccgagcagcgctgccccggcaccggcaccagcaccccgcttcccGTCCTCGCTGTCCACGCCTGGCCCGCGTCCTTGGTGTCCGCCGAGGGTCCTCCTGTCCCGGGCAGCAtgggccaggccagctgctgctgctgtggctccag ggaggctctcaccgacgccgagccggtgctgagcgcggacgtgcggctgagccggggccgcaagaggagcgagaggcgccttctcctcctccaggaggaactggtggtcgCCAAGTTGCA acgggGCACCACCCTGCAcccacagctccgcctggccctgcaccagctgtgggtgctgagcggcgggaaggaggcaccggggcaggaagaagaagaggaggaaggcagcgaggaggacagcacctccctcatcttcagctggcccaccggctcctgccTTGCCACTTTTGG ctcccgggcgctgaaggagctgtggctgGGGACTCTGCTGGG GACACCCGAAGGAGACAAGAGAGCCCGGGTGACCCGTCTGCCCTCGCTCAAAgtcctgcagaaggagctgagccGCCGCCATGCC TGGAGGACGTTGAGCGccaggaacctggacaggctgatggagggccaggcagag gctgatccCAAGCGAGGGCCTCCGACGGTCCCATCAGGCAACGGAGGGGGACGTTGCCGCTCaccaggtgagttttggaaagaaaggcaagctCCTACGACCGCCTGA